One region of Bacillus pumilus genomic DNA includes:
- a CDS encoding YaaC family protein — translation MKSSGWKDLKRFYSLETSQKFLYQQYEKRNIQDANQQAFKNCERFIYFLKHGHTFYEQAAIAPLELKPILLFYGMAQLLKACLLTVDPHYPSQTSVLAHGVTSRKRKKQHYRFSEDEVKIQRNGLCMHVLKHLFHLNGLEDERFTMIHLLSKIPEMSHILEFQKQPSTLVKVEKANGMMIQDHIPLLYNMSAERFIEYFEFHTSWKLKQREAKKLTFDVSLEENPALATHLHYDLEMDQWYIPSTRDSFLGIPEIISHYLLMYNLSMIARYETEWWYELLSQYISDDYVMIERYMEIAEEKFPAYIMMLLEEKTKKTSSLWN, via the coding sequence ATGAAAAGTTCAGGATGGAAGGATTTAAAACGTTTTTACTCACTTGAAACTTCCCAAAAATTTCTATATCAACAATATGAGAAACGGAACATTCAAGATGCAAACCAGCAAGCCTTTAAAAACTGTGAACGGTTTATTTATTTTTTAAAGCATGGCCATACGTTCTATGAACAGGCAGCTATCGCTCCACTCGAACTGAAGCCCATTTTATTGTTTTATGGAATGGCTCAGTTGCTAAAGGCATGTTTACTGACAGTTGATCCTCACTATCCTTCTCAAACCTCTGTTTTGGCCCATGGTGTAACATCGAGAAAGAGAAAGAAGCAGCACTACCGTTTTAGTGAAGATGAGGTGAAAATTCAACGAAATGGACTATGCATGCATGTGTTAAAGCATCTATTTCATTTAAATGGACTTGAAGATGAACGATTTACGATGATTCATCTCCTTTCAAAGATACCTGAAATGAGTCATATTCTGGAGTTTCAAAAGCAGCCCTCGACATTAGTTAAAGTGGAAAAGGCCAATGGGATGATGATTCAAGATCATATTCCATTGCTATATAACATGTCTGCTGAACGTTTTATTGAATACTTTGAGTTTCATACAAGTTGGAAACTCAAACAGAGAGAAGCCAAAAAGCTGACGTTTGATGTATCTCTAGAAGAAAACCCAGCGCTGGCTACTCATCTTCATTATGATTTAGAAATGGATCAATGGTATATTCCGTCAACGCGTGATTCCTTTTTAGGGATTCCTGAGATCATCAGTCATTACTTATTAATGTATAACCTCAGTATGATTGCCCGCTACGAAACTGAATGGTGGTACGAGCTGCTGTCTCAATACATTAGTGATGATTACGTCATGATTGAACGCTACATGGAGATTGCCGAAGAGAAGTTCCCAGCTTATATCATGATGCTATTAGAAGAAAAAACAAAAAAGACCAGTTCCTTATGGAACTGA
- the guaB gene encoding IMP dehydrogenase, whose translation MWESKFSKEGLTFDDVLLVPAKSEVLPRDVDLSVELTSTLKLNIPIISAGMDTVTESQMAIAMARQGGLGIIHKNMSIEQQAEQVDKVKRSERGVITNPFFLTPEHQVFDAEHLMGKYRISGVPIVNNIEDQKLVGIITNRDLRFISDYSMKISDVMTKEELVTASVGTTLEEAEKILQQYKIEKLPLLDDEGTLKGLITIKDIEKVIEFPNSSKDAHGRLIVGAAVGVTGDTMTRVRKLVEANVDVVVIDTAHGHSQGVLNTVSKIRETYPSLNIIAGNVATAEATKALFEAGADIVKVGIGPGSICTTRVVAGVGVPQITAIYDCATEARKHGKAIIADGGIKYSGDIVKALASGGHAVMLGSLLAGTSESPGDTEIFQGRRFKVYRGMGSVAAMEKGSKDRYFQEDNKKFVPEGIEGRTPYKGPVVDTVYQLVGGIRSGMGYCGTQDLRSLREDAQFIRMTGAGLRESHPHDVQITKESPNYTIS comes from the coding sequence ATGTGGGAAAGTAAATTTTCAAAAGAAGGTTTGACGTTTGACGATGTTTTGCTTGTTCCAGCTAAGTCTGAAGTACTTCCGCGAGATGTCGATTTATCAGTTGAGTTAACAAGCACATTAAAACTAAACATTCCAATTATCAGTGCAGGAATGGACACGGTGACTGAATCACAAATGGCGATTGCAATGGCACGTCAAGGTGGTCTTGGTATCATTCATAAGAACATGTCTATTGAGCAACAAGCAGAGCAAGTGGATAAAGTAAAACGTTCAGAGCGCGGCGTTATTACAAATCCATTCTTCTTAACACCTGAGCATCAAGTCTTTGATGCAGAGCACTTAATGGGTAAATACCGTATTTCAGGTGTACCGATTGTAAATAACATAGAAGATCAAAAGCTTGTCGGTATTATTACGAACCGTGACCTTCGATTTATTTCGGATTATTCAATGAAGATTAGCGATGTGATGACAAAAGAGGAACTTGTGACAGCTTCTGTCGGTACGACGTTAGAAGAAGCTGAAAAAATCCTACAGCAATACAAAATTGAAAAATTACCTCTTTTAGATGACGAAGGAACGTTAAAAGGTCTCATCACCATCAAAGATATTGAAAAAGTGATCGAATTCCCTAACTCCTCTAAAGATGCACATGGTCGTTTAATTGTTGGTGCCGCTGTTGGTGTCACTGGCGATACAATGACTCGTGTGAGAAAATTAGTCGAAGCCAATGTGGATGTCGTTGTCATTGATACGGCACATGGTCATTCACAAGGTGTTCTAAACACTGTATCGAAAATCCGTGAAACGTATCCTTCTCTTAATATCATTGCTGGTAATGTGGCAACAGCCGAAGCAACTAAAGCATTGTTTGAAGCAGGAGCCGATATTGTGAAAGTCGGTATCGGACCAGGATCTATTTGTACAACACGTGTTGTTGCAGGCGTTGGTGTACCACAAATCACAGCGATCTATGACTGTGCAACAGAAGCAAGAAAACATGGTAAAGCTATTATTGCAGATGGTGGAATTAAATATTCAGGTGATATCGTAAAAGCTCTAGCATCTGGTGGACATGCTGTAATGCTTGGAAGCCTTCTAGCTGGTACATCTGAAAGCCCAGGAGACACAGAAATTTTCCAAGGTAGACGCTTCAAAGTTTATCGCGGTATGGGTTCAGTCGCTGCAATGGAAAAAGGAAGTAAAGATCGTTACTTCCAAGAAGATAATAAAAAATTCGTTCCAGAAGGTATTGAAGGCCGTACACCATACAAAGGACCAGTCGTTGATACAGTGTATCAACTCGTTGGCGGTATCCGTTCTGGTATGGGCTATTGTGGAACACAGGACTTACGCTCTCTTAGAGAAGATGCACAGTTCATTCGCATGACTGGTGCAGGACTTCGTGAGAGTCATCCACATGATGTACAAATTACAAAAGAATCACCAAACTACACAATTTCTTGA
- a CDS encoding D-alanyl-D-alanine carboxypeptidase family protein, translating into MNSKILKQLMVSILALALIVTAFTPMSKAKAAEDPFNVNAKAAILIEASTGKILYSKNAEQRLPIASMAKMMTEYLLLEAIAEGKVKWDQTYTPDDYVYEISQDRSLSNVPLRKDGSYTVKELYQATAIYSANAAAIGLAEVIAGSESKFVEKMNAKAKELGLTNYKFVNATGLENKDLHGKQPKGTGPDEESEVSAKDMALLAQHLIKDHPEILETSSIAKTKFREGTDDEMDMPNWNFMLKGLVKEYKGVDGLKTGSTDSAGSSFTGTAKQGDMRVIAVILNAKGNLHTARFDVAKKLFDYAFKNFTMKEMYKKGQQIKGHENIEVDKGKDKEVPVVTKEAFSVPVKNGDEKSFKAKVNIEKTKLEAPIKKGTKVGMLTTSYSGDEKDYGYLNKDQSGVELITKTGDEKANWFILAMRGVGGFFAGIWGGIVDTVKGWF; encoded by the coding sequence TTGAACAGCAAGATATTGAAACAGCTTATGGTCTCTATCCTTGCACTGGCATTGATTGTGACAGCATTTACACCAATGTCCAAAGCAAAAGCAGCTGAAGATCCATTCAATGTGAATGCGAAAGCAGCGATCCTAATTGAAGCTTCTACAGGTAAGATCCTTTATAGTAAAAACGCAGAGCAAAGACTGCCTATTGCAAGTATGGCAAAGATGATGACAGAGTATCTTTTACTAGAAGCGATTGCTGAAGGCAAAGTGAAATGGGATCAAACGTATACGCCAGATGATTATGTATACGAAATTTCTCAGGACCGCAGTTTATCAAACGTTCCTTTGAGAAAAGATGGCTCGTATACAGTGAAAGAACTTTATCAAGCAACGGCTATTTATTCGGCAAATGCAGCAGCAATTGGCTTAGCAGAAGTGATTGCTGGATCAGAATCGAAGTTCGTTGAAAAAATGAACGCAAAAGCGAAAGAATTAGGTTTAACAAACTACAAATTCGTGAATGCAACTGGACTAGAAAATAAAGACTTACATGGCAAACAGCCAAAAGGTACAGGTCCTGATGAAGAAAGTGAAGTATCTGCGAAAGATATGGCATTGCTTGCACAGCATCTCATCAAAGACCACCCAGAAATTCTTGAAACATCAAGTATTGCGAAAACAAAGTTCAGAGAAGGCACAGACGATGAAATGGACATGCCTAACTGGAACTTCATGCTTAAAGGACTTGTGAAGGAATATAAAGGTGTAGACGGTCTGAAAACAGGTTCTACAGATTCAGCTGGTTCTAGCTTCACAGGTACCGCTAAGCAAGGTGACATGCGTGTCATCGCAGTGATCTTGAATGCAAAAGGTAATCTTCATACAGCACGTTTTGACGTGGCGAAAAAACTGTTCGATTATGCGTTTAAAAACTTCACGATGAAAGAAATGTACAAAAAAGGTCAACAGATCAAAGGACATGAAAACATCGAAGTCGACAAAGGCAAAGACAAAGAAGTACCTGTCGTTACGAAAGAAGCTTTCTCTGTGCCGGTAAAAAATGGCGACGAAAAGAGCTTTAAAGCAAAAGTAAATATCGAGAAAACAAAACTCGAAGCTCCTATTAAAAAAGGAACGAAGGTAGGCATGCTGACGACTTCTTATTCTGGTGATGAGAAGGACTACGGCTATTTGAATAAAGATCAATCAGGTGTTGAGCTTATAACGAAAACAGGCGATGAAAAAGCAAACTGGTTCATCCTTGCAATGCGTGGTGTAGGTGGATTCTTCGCTGGCATTTGGGGCGGAATCGTTGACACAGTAAAAGGTTGGTTCTAA
- a CDS encoding PLP-dependent aminotransferase family protein encodes MHIDIHRHSDTSLSNQIYFSIIDHIQSGLLQQGDKLPTVRDLAKQLNVSLVTAAKAYTRLKDDGYLTTVQGKGTFVDELQKQSEIPVPSSTSFDWQLSIPDYLPRSQFAQYHYVEEAINLSSSMIDPGLLPNRYLEKEMQHVLARHPQIMSKYGEIQGDLQLRQVIQSFLEKLDVPSTPENILVTSGSQQGLDLVARAFIGPDDVVVMEAPTYPGAIDVFMGRGARIITVPVDHEGMNMKQLQSICDKYKPKLIYTIPTFHSPTGASMSMKRRKQLLLLAQSIDCLIVEDDPYRELYFEKKPPAPIKSLDHDGHVIYLRGLSKTLAPGCRIGIITASGSIFNRLLAAKANNDLGSPLLTQKAILPFLTSKKMIDHTKKLRTALKVRRDLMIDVLTKNAPKDVTWQIPQGGLNLWLSFPSWVDTRALLHEARKQQITFLPGSVCYPGEPKQNYIRLSFSYVNEKALTEGVEKLCGIFQQALSTPQNHKQSLFF; translated from the coding sequence ATGCATATTGATATCCATCGACATTCTGATACATCGCTTTCAAATCAGATTTACTTTTCTATCATTGATCATATCCAATCGGGTTTGCTTCAACAGGGAGATAAGCTGCCAACTGTACGTGATTTGGCAAAGCAGTTGAATGTGAGTCTTGTCACGGCAGCAAAGGCATACACTCGGCTGAAGGACGACGGATATTTAACGACTGTGCAAGGAAAAGGAACGTTTGTGGATGAGTTGCAAAAGCAGTCAGAGATTCCGGTTCCGTCATCTACCTCTTTTGATTGGCAGTTATCCATTCCGGATTATTTACCACGGTCTCAATTTGCGCAGTATCACTATGTCGAAGAAGCGATCAACCTTTCTTCCTCTATGATCGATCCAGGGCTTTTGCCAAACCGTTATTTAGAAAAAGAAATGCAGCATGTCCTAGCCAGACATCCTCAAATCATGTCAAAGTATGGGGAAATTCAAGGGGATCTTCAGCTTCGGCAGGTCATTCAGTCTTTTTTAGAAAAGCTGGATGTGCCTTCTACTCCTGAGAATATCTTAGTAACTAGTGGTTCTCAGCAAGGGCTTGATTTGGTCGCACGTGCGTTTATCGGTCCTGATGATGTAGTTGTCATGGAAGCACCGACCTATCCAGGCGCCATTGATGTCTTTATGGGGAGAGGGGCAAGAATTATTACAGTCCCGGTTGATCATGAAGGAATGAACATGAAGCAGCTTCAAAGCATTTGTGATAAATATAAACCAAAGCTCATCTACACGATTCCTACTTTTCACAGTCCAACAGGCGCCAGTATGTCAATGAAACGCAGAAAACAACTTCTCTTACTGGCTCAAAGTATTGATTGTCTGATTGTAGAGGATGATCCTTATCGTGAGCTTTATTTCGAAAAGAAGCCGCCAGCACCTATCAAAAGTCTGGATCATGATGGACACGTCATTTATTTACGAGGTTTAAGTAAAACACTTGCTCCAGGATGCAGAATTGGGATTATCACTGCTTCAGGCTCGATATTTAATCGTTTATTAGCTGCAAAGGCCAATAATGATTTAGGCAGCCCTCTTCTCACACAAAAAGCTATTCTGCCATTTCTGACTTCAAAGAAAATGATTGATCATACGAAAAAGCTGAGAACCGCCTTGAAGGTGAGACGTGATTTAATGATAGATGTGTTAACGAAGAACGCACCAAAAGATGTGACGTGGCAAATTCCTCAGGGTGGGCTCAATTTGTGGCTTAGCTTTCCTTCCTGGGTTGATACACGTGCACTGCTGCATGAGGCACGTAAACAGCAAATCACCTTTCTGCCTGGCTCTGTGTGCTATCCTGGAGAGCCGAAACAAAACTATATCCGCCTCAGCTTTTCTTATGTGAATGAAAAGGCACTGACCGAGGGAGTGGAAAAGTTATGTGGTATTTTTCAGCAAGCCTTGTCCACTCCTCAAAATCACAAACAATCGCTTTTCTTTTAA
- the pdxS gene encoding pyridoxal 5'-phosphate synthase lyase subunit PdxS, which produces MSNKGTERVKRGMAEMQKGGVIMDVVNAEQAKIAEEAGAVAVMALERVPADIRAAGGVARMADPRIVEEVQNAVTIPVMAKARIGHIVEARVLEALGVDYIDESEVLTPADEEFHLNKNEYTVPFVCGCRDLGEATRRIAEGASMLRTKGEPGTGNIVEAVRHMRKVNAQIRKVASMNEDELMTEAKNLGAPYELLLQIKKDGKLPVVNFAAGGVATPADAALMMQLGADGVFVGSGIFKSDNPAKFAKAIVEATTHFTDYRLIAELSKELGTAMKGIEISNLLPEERMQERGW; this is translated from the coding sequence GTGAGCAATAAGGGAACTGAACGAGTGAAACGTGGAATGGCAGAAATGCAAAAGGGTGGCGTCATTATGGATGTCGTCAATGCTGAACAGGCGAAGATCGCAGAAGAAGCAGGTGCGGTGGCAGTTATGGCACTAGAACGAGTACCAGCTGATATCCGTGCAGCCGGCGGTGTTGCCCGTATGGCAGACCCAAGAATCGTAGAAGAAGTACAAAATGCAGTAACGATTCCAGTCATGGCAAAAGCACGTATCGGCCATATCGTCGAGGCTCGTGTTCTTGAAGCACTTGGTGTTGATTATATCGATGAGAGTGAAGTGCTGACGCCCGCAGATGAGGAATTCCATTTAAATAAAAATGAATACACAGTACCTTTTGTCTGTGGTTGCCGTGATTTAGGTGAAGCAACCCGTCGTATCGCAGAAGGCGCTTCTATGCTTCGTACAAAAGGGGAGCCTGGAACAGGCAACATTGTAGAAGCTGTCCGTCATATGAGAAAGGTCAATGCTCAGATTCGTAAAGTAGCATCAATGAATGAAGATGAACTGATGACAGAAGCGAAGAACCTAGGAGCACCGTATGAATTATTGCTTCAAATCAAAAAAGATGGCAAGCTCCCTGTTGTTAACTTTGCAGCGGGAGGCGTTGCGACACCAGCAGATGCTGCGTTAATGATGCAGCTTGGAGCAGACGGTGTATTTGTTGGATCTGGTATTTTTAAATCAGACAATCCAGCGAAATTTGCAAAAGCAATTGTTGAAGCAACGACTCACTTCACAGATTACCGTCTCATTGCAGAGCTTTCAAAAGAGCTTGGAACAGCCATGAAAGGAATTGAAATCTCAAATCTACTGCCAGAAGAGCGTATGCAAGAGCGTGGCTGGTAA
- the pdxT gene encoding pyridoxal 5'-phosphate synthase glutaminase subunit PdxT yields MLTIGVLGLQGAVREHIQSIEACAAEGKIIKRAEELASVDGLIIPGGESTTMRRLMDTYQFIEPIKAFAAEGKPIFGTCAGLIMLAKHIEDRDDAHLGLLNVSVARNSFGRQVDSFEAELEVKGLDAPFTGVFIRAPHIISADESVDIMAEHDGRIVMAKENNILGCSFHPELTDDHRLTQLFVEMVKSYKTKLAV; encoded by the coding sequence ATGCTAACAATTGGTGTACTAGGGCTTCAAGGAGCCGTGAGAGAGCATATTCAATCGATTGAAGCTTGCGCTGCAGAAGGGAAGATCATCAAACGAGCAGAAGAGCTAGCATCTGTGGACGGTCTTATTATCCCTGGTGGAGAAAGCACGACGATGAGAAGACTCATGGATACGTACCAATTCATTGAACCGATCAAAGCGTTCGCTGCAGAAGGGAAACCGATTTTCGGAACATGTGCCGGTTTGATTATGCTGGCAAAGCATATAGAAGATCGAGACGATGCTCATCTTGGACTGTTAAATGTATCTGTTGCACGGAATTCATTTGGCAGACAGGTAGACAGCTTTGAAGCAGAATTAGAAGTAAAAGGACTGGATGCGCCGTTTACAGGAGTGTTCATCCGTGCGCCTCATATCATCAGCGCAGATGAGAGCGTAGATATCATGGCTGAACATGATGGCAGGATTGTGATGGCGAAGGAAAACAATATCTTAGGCTGTTCTTTTCATCCAGAGCTGACAGACGACCACCGGTTAACACAGCTGTTTGTTGAAATGGTGAAGTCCTATAAAACGAAGCTCGCTGTATAA